A stretch of Kyrpidia spormannii DNA encodes these proteins:
- a CDS encoding AMP-binding protein, whose amino-acid sequence MKKLVVHELLRHTLLSRPESEIVSGDVRLPYAQMYDRVVRLADRLGRMGVGRGTVVGVLDVNSHRYLELHYALSMLGAVIHTLNFRLAAEDLAHTIRHAKDEWIFAWEGFAEAVRPLRSTVSRWVWMGDGADPEDGALTYEALVAEGRLVEPDGADRIDEADPYSIFYTTGTTGRPKGLMYRHRDVILASLQIAHHLALYRTGASVGTGDVFMPLIPFFHIHGWGSAIFVPYLGAKLVLPGRAGPAEQLALIRREGVTWSNMVPTQMQMLLDAAGDEPLGLKVLTGGSPLSSGLAQAARDRGVTYSLIYGGSDQLGASISAVPEHVDPTSAEAGRILATRTRPLPMVEIEVRDREGLAVPRDGKTIGEVWVRSPWLPQGYYNDPERTRESYVDGWFRSGDLAVLEDDRTLYVVDREKDAVKSGGEWIPCGVLESLLSEHPKVIEAVVVAKPDERWGERPLAVIRPRTPIFPEELRAYLGGLVDAGKLTKFWVPDDFVFLDNLPVTSAGKVHKVSLRKMLGLA is encoded by the coding sequence ATGAAGAAGCTCGTCGTTCATGAACTGCTGCGGCACACGCTGCTCAGCCGTCCGGAGTCGGAGATTGTCAGCGGGGACGTACGGCTCCCCTATGCCCAGATGTACGATCGGGTGGTGCGGCTGGCGGATCGCCTGGGGCGCATGGGCGTCGGCCGGGGGACGGTGGTCGGGGTGCTGGACGTGAACAGCCATCGGTATCTGGAGCTCCACTATGCGTTATCCATGCTCGGTGCAGTGATTCATACTTTGAATTTTCGCCTAGCCGCTGAGGATCTTGCCCATACCATCCGGCATGCCAAAGACGAGTGGATTTTCGCGTGGGAAGGGTTTGCTGAGGCGGTCCGGCCGTTGAGATCGACCGTTTCCCGGTGGGTGTGGATGGGAGACGGGGCTGATCCGGAAGACGGTGCTCTCACCTATGAGGCGTTGGTGGCCGAGGGGCGCCTGGTGGAGCCGGACGGGGCGGATAGGATTGATGAGGCTGATCCGTATTCGATTTTTTATACCACGGGGACCACGGGGCGGCCCAAGGGATTGATGTATCGGCATCGTGATGTTATCCTGGCCTCGTTGCAAATCGCCCACCATCTCGCTTTGTATCGGACGGGTGCGTCGGTGGGGACCGGCGACGTGTTTATGCCCTTGATTCCATTTTTCCATATTCACGGTTGGGGATCGGCGATATTCGTTCCCTATCTGGGGGCGAAGCTGGTGCTTCCCGGCCGGGCGGGTCCTGCGGAACAGCTTGCGCTGATTCGTCGCGAAGGGGTGACTTGGAGCAACATGGTCCCCACTCAAATGCAAATGCTGTTGGATGCGGCGGGGGACGAGCCTTTGGGGCTCAAGGTTTTGACCGGTGGGAGTCCGCTTTCTTCGGGTCTCGCCCAGGCGGCCCGGGATCGGGGTGTAACCTACAGTTTGATCTATGGCGGTTCGGATCAGTTGGGGGCGAGCATTTCGGCGGTTCCTGAACATGTGGACCCGACTTCCGCGGAGGCCGGTCGGATTCTGGCCACCCGTACCCGGCCTCTTCCTATGGTGGAAATCGAGGTGCGCGACCGAGAGGGGTTGGCCGTTCCCCGGGACGGAAAGACCATCGGCGAGGTGTGGGTGCGCAGCCCTTGGTTGCCCCAGGGATACTACAACGATCCGGAGAGAACCCGGGAGAGTTATGTAGATGGCTGGTTCCGCAGCGGGGATCTTGCCGTTTTGGAAGACGATCGGACTTTATATGTGGTGGATCGGGAAAAAGATGCGGTCAAAAGCGGCGGGGAATGGATCCCTTGTGGAGTGTTGGAAAGTTTACTGTCCGAACACCCAAAGGTCATTGAAGCCGTGGTGGTGGCAAAACCGGACGAGCGATGGGGGGAACGGCCGCTGGCGGTGATTCGGCCCCGGACGCCGATCTTCCCCGAGGAATTGCGAGCTTACCTCGGGGGACTGGTCGATGCCGGAAAGCTCACTAAGTTCTGGGTGCCAGATGATTTCGTGTTTCTCGACAACCTGCCGGTGACCAGTGCGGGGAAAGTTCATAAAGTCTCTCTGCGAAAGATGTTGGGGCTCGCCTGA
- a CDS encoding acyl-CoA dehydrogenase family protein translates to MRHQSYAYGLNHWLEDRDLQVILSHYWPSWKEYAPELESFGGLAGADVYEAIYHIDHDAPPVLVMHDLDGRRVDRVRLSPVETRLLKEIAPMNRVPYEGGGWHHHYALGYLLADPGLYCVITITGQTAYAIHKYAPAHAEWKEKLLAGEMFGATWMTENQGGSDLGANTTVARPDGEVWRLTGDKYFASGAGLTDVAIVTARPEGAPAGPKGLALFLVPRLNRAGELNYRVRRLKDKSATRAVPSGEVELENSEAYLVGRAEEGIYYTLENLTVSRLANAVAGMGIAKKAHLEVMERVRRRHSFGRALQDHPLVRRDLVDMAVRLVGGTVLGFHAVEAFQRAWHERPPYSPAYHYARFLSHLAKNRTADHAAEITRLAMELFGGLGFLEEYAVARWHREALITPIWEGPSNIQALDLLETVQKKNAHEGFLAEFIPILEKVGTVEAGWARETIEKVFTDAAGLNPEELQWYAKHWVVQMADAAQVALLYRLAETGGERYSRLATLYAHRFLRGEEYPAWALQEPQVWGGAAQYEEARRS, encoded by the coding sequence ATGAGGCATCAGTCCTATGCGTACGGCCTCAACCATTGGTTGGAGGATCGAGATCTGCAGGTGATTTTGTCGCACTATTGGCCTTCTTGGAAAGAGTATGCACCTGAACTGGAATCTTTTGGTGGGTTAGCGGGTGCCGATGTGTATGAAGCGATCTACCACATTGATCACGATGCGCCCCCGGTGCTCGTGATGCACGACCTAGACGGGAGGCGGGTGGATCGGGTTCGCCTGTCCCCGGTGGAGACGCGATTGCTCAAAGAGATCGCCCCGATGAATCGCGTCCCCTATGAGGGTGGAGGGTGGCATCACCACTACGCGCTCGGATATCTTCTGGCGGATCCGGGGCTGTACTGTGTGATCACCATCACCGGTCAAACAGCTTATGCGATCCACAAGTACGCTCCGGCGCACGCGGAGTGGAAAGAAAAGCTCTTGGCGGGGGAGATGTTCGGCGCCACTTGGATGACTGAAAACCAGGGGGGCAGCGACCTGGGGGCCAACACCACCGTAGCCCGACCGGACGGAGAGGTGTGGCGGCTGACAGGGGATAAATATTTTGCCAGTGGTGCCGGATTGACCGATGTCGCCATCGTGACGGCCCGGCCGGAAGGGGCTCCGGCGGGGCCAAAGGGACTGGCCCTGTTTCTCGTCCCCCGGCTCAACCGGGCCGGCGAACTGAATTATCGGGTCAGGCGCCTGAAGGACAAGAGTGCCACCCGGGCGGTACCTTCCGGGGAAGTGGAATTGGAGAATAGCGAGGCGTATCTCGTCGGCCGGGCGGAGGAAGGGATCTATTATACTTTGGAGAATCTCACGGTCTCCCGGCTGGCGAACGCCGTGGCGGGCATGGGCATCGCCAAAAAAGCGCATCTCGAGGTGATGGAGCGGGTTCGCCGGCGTCACTCCTTCGGCCGGGCCCTGCAGGACCACCCCTTGGTCCGACGAGACCTTGTGGACATGGCCGTCCGACTGGTCGGGGGAACGGTCCTGGGCTTTCACGCCGTGGAGGCTTTTCAGCGGGCATGGCACGAGCGACCGCCCTATTCCCCGGCGTACCACTACGCCAGGTTCCTCAGCCATTTGGCGAAAAATCGCACGGCCGACCACGCGGCGGAGATCACGCGGCTGGCGATGGAACTGTTCGGAGGCCTGGGGTTCCTGGAGGAATACGCTGTGGCCCGGTGGCACCGGGAGGCGCTGATCACGCCGATTTGGGAAGGGCCGAGCAATATCCAGGCTCTAGATCTTCTGGAGACGGTGCAAAAGAAGAATGCCCATGAAGGATTTTTGGCAGAATTTATCCCAATCCTGGAAAAGGTGGGGACGGTCGAGGCCGGATGGGCGAGGGAAACGATCGAGAAGGTGTTTACAGATGCGGCGGGGCTGAACCCTGAAGAGTTGCAATGGTATGCCAAACACTGGGTGGTCCAGATGGCTGACGCCGCTCAGGTGGCGCTGCTGTACCGGTTGGCGGAGACCGGCGGTGAGCGGTACAGCCGGTTGGCGACGCTGTATGCCCATCGCTTCTTGCGGGGCGAGGAGTATCCCGCCTGGGCGTTGCAGGAACCTCAGGTGTGGGGAGGTGCAGCCCAGTATGAAGAAGCTCGTCGTTCATGA
- a CDS encoding MerR family transcriptional regulator, with the protein MSRQYTISDLAQMYDTTTRTIRYYEELGLLRPEREGSRRVYSERDRVRLQLILRGRRLGFHLDEIQELLDLYDLDPTEVYQLREVIRKGDEKLAQIEAQIRDLEAIREELLDLRARMERLLAEKIRGGAES; encoded by the coding sequence GTGTCCCGGCAGTATACGATCTCGGATCTGGCCCAGATGTACGACACCACCACCCGTACCATCCGTTATTACGAGGAATTGGGATTACTGCGTCCGGAGCGGGAAGGTTCTCGGCGGGTGTATTCCGAACGGGATCGGGTCAGGCTGCAACTCATTCTGCGGGGGCGGCGACTGGGTTTTCACTTGGACGAGATTCAGGAGTTGCTCGATTTGTACGATCTCGATCCCACCGAAGTGTATCAGCTGCGGGAGGTGATTCGAAAAGGGGACGAGAAGTTGGCCCAGATCGAGGCACAGATTCGGGATCTTGAGGCGATTCGCGAAGAGTTGCTGGATTTGCGGGCGAGGATGGAGCGCCTGCTTGCCGAAAAAATCCGGGGAGGAGCGGAATCATGA
- a CDS encoding methyl-accepting chemotaxis protein, protein MIDRAKWRGKGPQEPTRTGKKLEIQSSPEVTDQLTFLHLSARDLETVRALKSDIKAVVHEVAAEHYDRIEEIPELQAIMDRHSNREQLTGTFVHYFTNLFSIEDFDDNFVKTRRAIGRIHSQVHLPAKWYIASYIRLYEHLIPRLVHSHSRKPDQLADILLSVLKVISFDMQLILEAYEEETEFRFIDHISGIMESILKIDGTANILEASATSKNHAEGISAAAEQLTASIREVAQQASRVADYSDQVIHHVESGRRVIQESLQGMTDLGESFKAAREKIVGLSNAAEDISHIASLIRKIADQTNLLALNAAIEAARAGDHGRGFAVVASEVRTLADQTKESIHRIAGTVEQVQRETRAVRELADQVVDNLGLRVAQSRDALRTLEEIVSQVGHMAEFFNEVAATTEEQAAATDDIALRIDHVLGDVARTDDEANRIGNQIHETSVQANRLRLELIGNIPRLEDAQLVRVVITEHLLWKWWLYNMILGYHVIDEKELLDHRRCRLGQWYEQARNRTPLSSMDSFRAIEEPHIQVHRLAEEIHRLIRAGETVKARSRLADLERASQKVVGHLRQLLQDLKTGKAQTLHAAVSGADTR, encoded by the coding sequence GTGATCGATCGGGCAAAGTGGAGAGGGAAAGGGCCACAGGAACCAACTCGGACGGGCAAGAAATTGGAGATCCAATCATCTCCTGAAGTTACCGATCAGTTAACATTTCTCCATTTGTCCGCACGGGACTTGGAAACGGTGCGGGCTTTGAAAAGTGACATCAAGGCTGTTGTCCACGAGGTGGCTGCAGAGCATTATGATCGAATTGAAGAGATCCCGGAGTTGCAAGCGATCATGGACCGCCACAGCAACCGGGAACAACTGACGGGGACATTTGTTCATTATTTCACAAATTTATTTTCAATAGAAGACTTTGATGATAACTTCGTCAAAACCCGCCGAGCGATCGGACGGATTCACAGTCAAGTCCATCTCCCCGCCAAATGGTACATCGCCTCCTATATAAGACTTTACGAGCATCTCATCCCGCGATTGGTACATAGTCATTCCAGAAAGCCGGACCAATTGGCTGACATCTTGCTTTCTGTGTTAAAAGTGATCTCCTTTGACATGCAGTTGATTCTCGAAGCCTACGAGGAGGAGACCGAGTTCCGGTTCATCGATCACATCTCGGGCATTATGGAGTCGATTCTGAAGATTGACGGAACGGCGAACATCCTGGAGGCGTCTGCGACGTCAAAAAACCACGCCGAAGGGATCAGCGCCGCCGCCGAACAACTGACGGCATCCATTCGAGAGGTCGCCCAACAGGCTAGCCGGGTCGCCGACTATTCCGACCAGGTGATTCACCATGTGGAATCCGGCCGCCGCGTCATTCAGGAATCCCTCCAGGGTATGACAGATCTGGGGGAGTCGTTCAAAGCCGCCCGGGAGAAGATCGTCGGATTATCGAACGCTGCCGAGGACATTTCCCACATCGCCAGTCTCATCCGCAAGATCGCCGATCAGACGAACCTCTTGGCCCTAAACGCGGCCATCGAGGCGGCCCGGGCTGGCGATCACGGTCGGGGATTTGCGGTCGTTGCCTCCGAGGTGCGCACCCTGGCCGATCAGACGAAGGAGTCGATTCATCGGATCGCGGGGACTGTGGAACAAGTGCAACGGGAAACCCGGGCCGTTCGGGAGTTGGCTGACCAGGTCGTCGACAACCTCGGCCTCCGGGTGGCGCAATCCCGGGATGCGCTCCGGACCCTCGAGGAGATTGTCAGCCAGGTGGGACACATGGCGGAGTTTTTCAATGAAGTGGCGGCGACGACGGAAGAGCAGGCTGCAGCCACCGATGACATTGCCCTTCGCATCGATCACGTCCTGGGCGATGTGGCCCGCACCGATGATGAGGCGAACCGGATCGGAAATCAGATCCATGAAACCAGTGTTCAAGCCAATCGCCTGCGCCTCGAACTCATTGGCAACATCCCTCGTTTGGAAGACGCGCAGCTGGTCCGCGTGGTCATTACGGAACACCTGCTGTGGAAATGGTGGCTGTACAACATGATCCTCGGTTACCATGTGATCGATGAAAAAGAGTTGCTCGATCATCGCCGGTGCCGCCTGGGACAGTGGTACGAACAGGCCCGGAATCGGACGCCCTTGTCCTCCATGGATTCTTTCCGGGCCATTGAAGAACCCCACATCCAGGTGCATCGGCTCGC